From the Nostoc sp. PCC 7107 genome, the window CTGCATTAGTAGATGAAAAGCAACTAGCTAAGTTTGCTGAAGAGGTTGGTTTAGATTTGAGAATGCGGTTAGGACGAGGAGCGATTTTAGATGGTGGTTTTCAAAATCCTAATTTGCAGAGTAGCACTTTTGAAGCTGTTATCGGAGCTTATTATTTAGACAATAATTGTGATATTGAAACAGTACGGGCTATTGTTGAACCATTGTTTGATTCTGTACCTGAACAAATTGTTGTAGCTCGCTCGAATGTAGACTCAAAAAACCGTTTTCAAGAATGGGTACAGCGTCATGTGACAACAAATCCGCCTGAATATATTACAAAGCAGGTAGGTGGTTTGTCTCACGCACCAATATTTACTGCTAAAGTATTTGTTGATGGGAAAAAGTACGGCGAAGGAAAGGGACGCAATAAAAAAGATGCGGAAAAAGCTGCTGCTGAAAATGCACTGGCTGAGTTGAAACAAGAAGGTATGTTGTAGCGATTTATATAATTTCTAAGAGTGTGGAGAGGTTAGCCTTGGGTGCAATTTATGAATTTTTGGTTGTAGTTTCATCCATTGAAAAGAAACTAAATTTAATAGCAAACCGATGAGGAATAAAATCACCATCAAGGTTATCTGATACCACAGAATTGGTTGCACAAATAAATCTGCAATAATATGGAGAAAATTCATGACGCTGTAAAATACAGTTAAGCCAAAATGTAACATGCGGTAACGTTTAGATTCAGTAAAAGAAGTAGCAATTATCGCCAGTATCGGTAATGTGAAAAATCCCAACATTAGCCACATAATTACAGAAATATCGCTTAGTTGTGAGGCGTGTTGAGATTCGGCTACTGATAAACCGTGAAATAGTGGCATTAATCCTAGTTGAGTGTGAAACAATGTCCCTAGGAGAAATGTTGTCCAAAGTGCAATGATTCTTTCTCTGTAATTCGCCATTATCAAGCCTCACAAGTTCCTGTTATGATTGCCTAGTTTTTAATTTAGCCAAAAAATCTGAGGAACTTGTGAAGGATGTAATTCGTTCTGTCAGATATTGATTTTTAAGGGAAAAGTGACAGTAAATGTGGAACCAACGCCTAGCTGAGATTTTAGATTGATTTCGCCTTGGAGTAATTTTACTAACCGAGAAACGATCGCCAGCCCTAATCCTGTACTATCGGGGAAGTAGGCGCGATCGCTTTTACTCACACGATAATAGGGTTCAAATATCCGTGCTTGGTTTTCTGGCGCTATCCCAATTCCTGTATCAGCAACCGCAAATGACCACTTGTCACCATCCAAGGTGTGACATACTATTCTCACAGCGCCTGACTCAGTATAGCGAATCGCATTACTGACAAGATTGGTAATAATTTGTTGTAAATGAAACTCATCGGTTAGAACTTTTTGGGGACAGCGATCGCACTCTACAATCATTTGTAAATCTTTCTCTTCTGCTAACGGTTCTAACATTTCACACACATTAATTACCAATTCTTGGACATTGCTGGGTGCAATTTGCAGTTGTACTTTACCTGCATCATATCTAGATAGTTCTAATACATCATTAATTAAGCGGAGTAAGTGTCTACCGTTACGTAACACGCGTTCAATATGTTCTAAATTAGGATAAGTATCTTTTATGTCAGAGTTACGTTTTTGTTGTCTTAAAAATAAATCTGAATAGCCAATAATTGATGTCAAAGGATGTTTTAGTTCGTGGGCGAGTTGAGAAAATGTGTCTTGATTGGCATTAATTAACCGTGTGAGTTCTTCATTATGCAGAGTTAATGATAAATGTAGATGCTTTAATTCTCGCAAACGCTCATCAACATAACTCTTAAAACATCGCGCGATCGCTTCATCTATGACAGCATCAATTAAACGCATATAACGCACAATTTCTGCTGGGGTTCCTTGCAATAAAGCTGATTCTAAAGTATCAAATATTACTATCCGTAATAGACGATATTCTCTAGCAATTTCTGTAGGATCAAACCCCTGTTCCGCCCGAAGTAATCCATGTTGCCAACTGGCTGTAAGTATCGACTTGATATCACTAACCTGAGTTTCTGCAAGTACACTAATCATTGCTTGAAAAATATCAGGAATATGATTCTTAATCGCTGTATAAGACAAGTCATCAGCACTTTCAATCTGTCTATCTTGACGGACTGCTGCTATCCATTTCTCGATGATACTGTTAGTATTTTCAGCCAGCGTGAGACTAAAATCCATTACGTTAAATTTTGTATAGATTTAGTTAAGTAATTTTGATCTAGAACTAGTTTATCGAGAACAGAGTTTTTTTGTGCAAAATTAACGGAATAATCCAACTACATTAAGAAAGAGATAATCTAATCATAGAGATAGATTTTAACTATTAGTTTTGAGTTTTTTGTAAATCTGGTTATCAGTACTAATCAAGTGCAAGGCTGCATCTGTGTTACACACTATTACTAACCCAAACAGTGTCTAAGTTAGGTTGCATCATCAAATAGAATCTATCCTCAGAAGTTGTTTTTCCTAGACACCAATGTTATATTTCGCTATATTGTTGTCAATTAGAGTAAGTCAGCCTAATTCAGCGTGTCAAAGTACATAACGCTGAAGCGGAGGAACCAAATTTTGGGGCGTATCTTAATAGAAGTGAAAAGTAAAAAGTAAAAAGTTAGTCATAATCTAACTCAGCACTGATTACTCAGCACTCTAAAAAGAGGGGCATCTCTCAGCCCTAGCCCGTCAGCTAACTTCGTAGGCATTGAGAGGAGACTGAAGAGATAGCATTTGTGTTGATCTCATCAGTGTCCAAGGCTGGTACTGCTCATATTTTTGTACCTGTACTAAAACCTGCTGAGGTTAAAGATGATATTGCAATTAAATTTAGCAGCGATCGCGGCGATCGCGGGTAAAGCTGTATGGCAGAAAACAAAACCCGTCATCATTAAGGATGTCGTCTTTTTACCAATCCTCGGTTTTTTAGGAATTATCTTGCTGTGGTGGATAGTTGCCTTAGCTAACCATAAATTAATGCCCACACCACCAGAAGCGTTAATTGCCAATTTAGACTATATTTTGCATCCGTTTTATCAACGCGGGCCGGGTAACTTGGGCATTGGTTGGTTGTTAATTGCCAGTCTGCGCCGCGTTTTGATTGGTTTTTTGTTAGGTGCAGTCGTCGCTATTCCTTTGGGCCTTCTTATTGGAATGTCTAAGCCAGCAATGTTAGCCCTCAACCCCATCATTCAGATATTTAAACCCGTGTCGCCCTTGGCTTGGTTGCCAATTGCTTTATCAATCTTCAATTTGGCAGATCCCTCAGCCATTTTTGTAATTTTTATTACCTCCTTGTGGCCGACAATTATCAACACAGCCCTAGGAGTTGCCAGCGTTCCTAAAGATTATATAGATGTGGCACAAGTGTTAGAAATGCCTCGTTGGCGCAGAATCACCAAAATTATTTGGCCTGCCAGTTTGCCTTATATCTTCACAGGCTTGCGAATTAGTTTAGGAATAGCTTGGTTAGTTATCGTCGCCGTCGAAATGCTGACAGGTGGTATTGGTATCGGCTTCTTTGTGTGGGATGAATGGAGTCGGTTAAATCTCAGTTCTGTTTTTCTCGCTGTCTTTGTCATTGGCGTAACTGGACTAATTCTCGATTTCGCCGTGGGTAAACTCCAAGAATTTGTCACTCATCGCCCGACAACAGTTAGATAACATAACTCAGCAGCAATCAATACAGTCAGACGCATTATATCTTTGCGCCTCTGCGTGAAAAAAATAATTCATCACCTCTGGAGCTACAAAAATGGGTGATAATAACTGGACTAGAAGAGACTTTCTCTTAGGAATTGGCACAACAACAGCTGGAATTGCCCTATCATCCTGTGGAATTTCCGCCGATAGATCCGCATCAGGAATGACAAAAGAAGCTTTAGCTGTTCAACCTGTAGTCAAATCTCAAGACTTAGAAAAACCGGATATTACTGTTGGTTACGTTCCTGTTAATGATTGTGCGCCATTTGCGATCGCCTGGAAAAAAGGTTTCTTTCGCAAGTATGGTTTAAACGTCACACTCAACCGCGAAGCCAGTTGGGCAACTTCCCGCGACGGTTTAATTTTCGGTCGTTTAGATGCTTCCCCTGTTGTTTCTGGGGCTGTCACCAACGCCAGAATTGGGGCCGAAGGCGCACGTCACGCCTCTTTGTGTGCAGCCATGACCATTCACCGCCACGGTAACGCCATGACCATGAACAAAGCTATGTGGGATTTTGGGCTACGTCCGTGGTATGAATATCAACAACAATATGGCGAAGGTGCATTAGCAGCCTTTGGTAAAGATTTCCGCGCCTACTTTGACAAACAACCAGCAGAAAATAAAGTTTGGGCAGTAGTCTTAAGTTCCGCGATTTACGAATACTTCGTGCGTTATATATCTGCGGCGGCTGGTGTCGATCCTCTCAAAGAATTTCGCGTCATCATTGTTCCACCTCCCCAAATGGTGACAAACGTGCGAATTGGGGCAATGCAAGCTTATATGGTAGCCGAACCTTGGAATACTAGAGCAATTACAGGTAACGAAGGTGTTGGCTTTACTTTTGCCCAAGGCAAAGAAGTTTGGTTAGGACATCCTGATAGATTATTGGGTGTGATGGAATCCTTCATCGATAAATATCCCAAAACTTATCGTTCTCTGGTGAAGGCGATGATTGAAGCTTGCCAATATTGCAGTAAACCAGAAAATCGCCAAGAAGTCGCCGAACTACTTACCGACCGTTCCTTTACTGGTGCGAGACCGAAAAATAAGAATGCCCCAATTACCAAATTTACAGCCCCAGGAATTTTAGGAAGTTACAACTATGGCGGGTTTGATGGCAAAGACCGCACCATCACATCTGCTGATACCACCATCTTCTACGATATTCCCGACAACTTGCCCAAACAGCCAAATGAACATTCGACATTTATGTGGAAGTCGAGAAGTATTTGGTTAATGACTCAAGCCGCCCGTTGGGGACAAATCAAAGAATTTCCCAAAAATGCCGAAAAACTAGCCGAACAAGGTTGGAGAACGGATTTATATCGAGAGATAGCCTCGGAAATGGGTATTAAGTGTCCCAACGATGATTACAAAGTCGAAGAAGCAGAAGTATTTATTGACAAAAAAGGCTTTGATCCTAGCAACCCTGTAGGTTATCTCAATAGTTTTGAAATTAGGGCAAATTCTCCCACGCGCTTTTTTATGTCTTAAGTATCAACTCCCAAGATTGA encodes:
- the rnc gene encoding ribonuclease III → MHKLLTFRNEKLLRHALTHRSYVHENPGEGEHNERLEFLGDAILNFLSGEYLYRIHPEKGEDELTRRRSALVDEKQLAKFAEEVGLDLRMRLGRGAILDGGFQNPNLQSSTFEAVIGAYYLDNNCDIETVRAIVEPLFDSVPEQIVVARSNVDSKNRFQEWVQRHVTTNPPEYITKQVGGLSHAPIFTAKVFVDGKKYGEGKGRNKKDAEKAAAENALAELKQEGML
- a CDS encoding ABC transporter substrate-binding protein, translating into MGDNNWTRRDFLLGIGTTTAGIALSSCGISADRSASGMTKEALAVQPVVKSQDLEKPDITVGYVPVNDCAPFAIAWKKGFFRKYGLNVTLNREASWATSRDGLIFGRLDASPVVSGAVTNARIGAEGARHASLCAAMTIHRHGNAMTMNKAMWDFGLRPWYEYQQQYGEGALAAFGKDFRAYFDKQPAENKVWAVVLSSAIYEYFVRYISAAAGVDPLKEFRVIIVPPPQMVTNVRIGAMQAYMVAEPWNTRAITGNEGVGFTFAQGKEVWLGHPDRLLGVMESFIDKYPKTYRSLVKAMIEACQYCSKPENRQEVAELLTDRSFTGARPKNKNAPITKFTAPGILGSYNYGGFDGKDRTITSADTTIFYDIPDNLPKQPNEHSTFMWKSRSIWLMTQAARWGQIKEFPKNAEKLAEQGWRTDLYREIASEMGIKCPNDDYKVEEAEVFIDKKGFDPSNPVGYLNSFEIRANSPTRFFMS
- the ntrB gene encoding nitrate ABC transporter permease gives rise to the protein MILQLNLAAIAAIAGKAVWQKTKPVIIKDVVFLPILGFLGIILLWWIVALANHKLMPTPPEALIANLDYILHPFYQRGPGNLGIGWLLIASLRRVLIGFLLGAVVAIPLGLLIGMSKPAMLALNPIIQIFKPVSPLAWLPIALSIFNLADPSAIFVIFITSLWPTIINTALGVASVPKDYIDVAQVLEMPRWRRITKIIWPASLPYIFTGLRISLGIAWLVIVAVEMLTGGIGIGFFVWDEWSRLNLSSVFLAVFVIGVTGLILDFAVGKLQEFVTHRPTTVR
- a CDS encoding HAMP domain-containing sensor histidine kinase → MDFSLTLAENTNSIIEKWIAAVRQDRQIESADDLSYTAIKNHIPDIFQAMISVLAETQVSDIKSILTASWQHGLLRAEQGFDPTEIAREYRLLRIVIFDTLESALLQGTPAEIVRYMRLIDAVIDEAIARCFKSYVDERLRELKHLHLSLTLHNEELTRLINANQDTFSQLAHELKHPLTSIIGYSDLFLRQQKRNSDIKDTYPNLEHIERVLRNGRHLLRLINDVLELSRYDAGKVQLQIAPSNVQELVINVCEMLEPLAEEKDLQMIVECDRCPQKVLTDEFHLQQIITNLVSNAIRYTESGAVRIVCHTLDGDKWSFAVADTGIGIAPENQARIFEPYYRVSKSDRAYFPDSTGLGLAIVSRLVKLLQGEINLKSQLGVGSTFTVTFPLKINI